The following coding sequences lie in one Peribacillus frigoritolerans genomic window:
- the cls gene encoding cardiolipin synthase, protein MKIITTIASIFLLIFSWCWVDLKVGHKRYLKHATNIKYPPRNSEMTVFTSGKILFEDYIKEVKQAQDSIHILFYIVKNDKFSKDFLKLLQSKAEEGVEVRLLVDWIGSKKMSRQTIQELTESGVHFSFSFKPKLPFLFYTIQKRNHRKITVIDGKIGYLGGFNIGKEYINQGEKLNPWRDYHLKMTGEGVKDLQEVFLSDWFYDTNEDYRGTPAYFPTLTPGTQAHQFVVTNGSDLEQSLTHMIRQATKKIIIGTPYFIPSETLFQELREALARNVSVTVIVPEISDHALVKEASFPFFRVLIKDGAEIMQFQRGFYHSKVILIDDIMCDIGTANFDKRSCFLNSEMNCIVFDRTFIKDVEKELAVDMAESKPLNGDALSKMNVVRSAKESLASILSPFL, encoded by the coding sequence TTGAAGATAATCACTACGATTGCCTCTATATTTTTATTGATCTTCTCTTGGTGCTGGGTCGATCTTAAGGTAGGGCATAAGCGTTATTTGAAGCACGCAACCAACATTAAATATCCGCCTCGGAACAGTGAAATGACTGTATTCACATCAGGGAAAATCCTGTTTGAAGATTATATCAAGGAAGTCAAGCAAGCTCAGGATTCCATCCATATCCTTTTTTATATAGTAAAAAATGATAAATTCAGCAAGGACTTTTTGAAGTTACTGCAGTCAAAAGCGGAAGAGGGCGTGGAAGTGCGGCTTTTAGTCGATTGGATAGGAAGTAAAAAGATGTCCCGCCAAACCATTCAGGAGCTGACTGAAAGCGGCGTTCATTTTTCTTTCAGCTTTAAACCGAAACTCCCCTTCCTTTTCTATACCATCCAAAAAAGAAATCACCGTAAGATCACGGTGATAGATGGAAAAATCGGCTATCTTGGCGGCTTTAATATCGGTAAGGAGTATATAAACCAAGGGGAGAAGCTGAACCCATGGAGAGATTACCATTTAAAAATGACCGGGGAAGGTGTAAAGGACCTTCAGGAAGTCTTCCTCTCGGATTGGTTCTATGATACAAACGAGGATTACAGAGGAACACCTGCTTATTTTCCGACATTGACTCCCGGGACTCAGGCACATCAGTTTGTCGTCACGAATGGCAGTGATCTTGAACAGTCCTTGACACACATGATTCGTCAAGCCACTAAAAAAATCATTATCGGGACTCCATACTTCATTCCCAGTGAAACTTTATTTCAAGAATTAAGGGAAGCCCTTGCACGCAATGTTTCCGTTACGGTCATCGTACCTGAAATTTCAGACCATGCCCTTGTCAAGGAAGCTTCTTTTCCCTTTTTCCGGGTACTAATAAAAGACGGGGCTGAAATCATGCAATTTCAAAGAGGGTTCTACCATTCTAAAGTGATACTGATCGATGATATAATGTGTGATATCGGTACGGCTAATTTTGATAAACGCAGTTGTTTTTTAAATAGTGAAATGAACTGCATCGTATTTGACCGGACATTTATAAAAGATGTAGAAAAGGAATTGGCAGTGGACATGGCCGAATCCAAGCCGCTAAATGGGGACGCTCTTTCCAAGATGAATGTAGTCCGTTCAGCAAAAGAATCGCTGGCTTCCATCCTTTCTCCTTTTCTTTGA
- the uvsE gene encoding UV DNA damage repair endonuclease UvsE yields MKIRFGFVSNATCLWEASPAKTLTFKRYSTLGPEKGMEKLLDVTRQNIENTLRVLQYNTAHQIEIYRMSSSIVPLATHPEIEWDFVTPFKREWKQLGDWATAHKMRLSFHPNQFTLFTSPKPEITQNAVKDMVFHYKMLDAMGIADTSFINIHVGGAYGDKESALVRVHDNLKSLPMHVKERMTLENDDKTYTASETLGVCKREGIPLVFDYHHHLANLSDVPLNELLTEVFTTWNQAGVVPKIHISSPKSAGAFRSHADYIDLEFIMPLFKVLKDLGQDVDFMIEAKMKDRAMLQLIEDIAKVRGVKRVSGGAVEC; encoded by the coding sequence ATGAAAATAAGATTTGGGTTCGTATCCAATGCGACCTGTTTATGGGAAGCTTCTCCGGCCAAGACACTTACTTTCAAGCGATATAGCACACTTGGCCCAGAAAAAGGAATGGAAAAACTTCTGGATGTGACAAGGCAGAACATTGAAAATACGTTAAGGGTCCTTCAATATAACACGGCACACCAAATAGAAATATACCGGATGTCCAGTTCCATTGTACCTTTAGCCACACATCCCGAAATAGAATGGGATTTCGTCACTCCTTTTAAAAGAGAGTGGAAACAGCTTGGCGACTGGGCAACTGCACACAAAATGAGGCTCAGCTTTCATCCGAATCAGTTTACGCTGTTCACCAGCCCTAAGCCCGAGATTACACAAAATGCCGTGAAAGATATGGTGTTCCATTATAAAATGCTTGATGCAATGGGCATTGCGGACACCTCTTTCATCAATATCCATGTCGGTGGAGCCTATGGTGATAAAGAGTCCGCTCTTGTAAGGGTTCATGACAACCTTAAATCGCTGCCTATGCACGTCAAGGAAAGAATGACTTTGGAGAATGATGATAAAACCTATACAGCATCTGAAACCCTGGGCGTATGTAAGAGGGAGGGCATCCCACTTGTATTCGATTACCACCATCATCTCGCAAACCTTTCAGATGTGCCGCTTAACGAGCTGCTCACCGAGGTGTTCACCACTTGGAATCAGGCAGGGGTGGTACCAAAGATTCATATTTCATCACCAAAATCGGCAGGTGCATTTCGCTCGCATGCAGATTATATCGATTTGGAGTTCATCATGCCCCTTTTTAAAGTGCTTAAGGATCTTGGACAGGACGTGGATTTCATGATCGAGGCCAAGATGAAGGATCGGGCAATGTTGCAGCTGATTGAAGATATAGCTAAGGTTCGTGGTGTAAAAAGGGTGAGCGGCGGTGCCGTCGAGTGCTAA
- the argS gene encoding arginine--tRNA ligase, giving the protein MNIVKEVQEKLKEEIKAAVIKAGLATEEQIPNVVLELPRDKTHGDYSTNMAMQLTKIAKKAPKMIAEAIIENFDNSKASIEKIEIAGPGFINFYMNNAYLTELVPVILKVDEAYGESDFGKGEKIQVEFVSANPTGDLHLGHARGAAVGDTLCNILSKAGYDVSREYYINDAGNQINNLAISIEARYFQALGLEKDMPEGGYHGEDIIGIGKTLASEYGDKYVNADEKERFEFFREYGLKYEMEKLKTDLGNFRVGFDVWYSETSLYQDGKIDEALKVLRERGHVYEEDGATWFRSTELGDDKDRVLIKQDGSYTYLTPDIAYHRNKLERGFQTLINIWGADHHGYIPRMKAAIEALGYNREQLEVEIIQLVHLYKDGEKMKMSKRTGKAVTMRDLIDEVGLDATRYFFAMRSADTHMDFDLDLAVSQSNENPVYYAQYAHARISSILRQGVEQGISYEGVTDFSALSTEKEVELLKKLGEFPQAIAEAAEKRMPHRMTNYIYDLASTFHSFYNADKVLDVEEMERSKARLGLVKSVQITLKNALAIIGVSAPEKM; this is encoded by the coding sequence ATGAATATAGTAAAAGAGGTACAGGAAAAGCTGAAAGAAGAGATTAAAGCGGCAGTCATTAAAGCTGGTTTAGCAACGGAAGAGCAGATTCCAAATGTTGTATTGGAGCTGCCAAGAGATAAGACACATGGAGATTATTCCACGAACATGGCCATGCAATTAACGAAGATTGCAAAGAAAGCACCAAAGATGATAGCAGAGGCAATCATCGAAAACTTTGACAACTCAAAAGCATCCATCGAAAAAATTGAAATTGCAGGACCAGGTTTCATCAACTTCTACATGAATAATGCCTATTTGACAGAATTGGTTCCTGTCATTTTGAAAGTGGATGAAGCATATGGGGAAAGTGACTTTGGAAAAGGAGAAAAAATCCAAGTGGAGTTCGTTTCAGCGAATCCAACCGGTGATCTCCATCTTGGTCATGCACGTGGTGCAGCAGTAGGTGATACGCTATGTAATATCCTTTCTAAAGCAGGTTACGATGTTTCACGTGAATACTATATCAATGATGCAGGAAACCAAATCAATAATTTGGCCATTTCCATCGAAGCCCGCTATTTCCAGGCACTTGGCCTCGAAAAGGATATGCCGGAGGGCGGTTATCATGGTGAAGATATCATTGGCATCGGTAAGACGCTTGCAAGTGAATATGGGGATAAATATGTAAATGCCGATGAGAAGGAACGTTTTGAATTTTTCCGTGAGTACGGCTTGAAATATGAAATGGAAAAACTGAAAACGGACTTGGGTAATTTCCGTGTCGGATTTGATGTATGGTACTCCGAAACATCCCTCTATCAAGACGGTAAAATTGATGAAGCACTTAAAGTGTTGAGGGAAAGGGGCCATGTTTACGAGGAAGATGGTGCTACATGGTTCCGCTCTACGGAATTAGGCGATGATAAAGACCGGGTGCTTATTAAGCAGGATGGGTCTTACACATATCTGACACCGGATATTGCCTATCACCGTAATAAATTGGAACGCGGCTTTCAAACACTGATCAATATCTGGGGTGCAGATCACCACGGCTATATCCCGCGTATGAAAGCGGCGATCGAAGCATTAGGGTACAATCGCGAGCAGCTTGAAGTCGAAATCATCCAGCTTGTTCACCTGTACAAGGATGGCGAGAAAATGAAGATGAGCAAGCGTACAGGTAAAGCAGTTACGATGCGTGACCTTATTGATGAAGTAGGTCTGGATGCAACACGTTATTTCTTTGCGATGAGAAGTGCGGATACTCATATGGACTTCGATTTGGATCTTGCGGTCTCACAATCCAATGAAAATCCGGTATATTATGCACAGTATGCCCACGCCCGTATTTCCAGCATTTTGCGCCAAGGTGTGGAACAAGGGATCAGCTATGAAGGAGTCACTGATTTCTCTGCCCTATCTACTGAAAAAGAAGTGGAGCTTTTGAAGAAATTAGGAGAATTCCCGCAGGCAATAGCGGAAGCGGCCGAAAAACGGATGCCTCACCGCATGACGAATTATATATATGACCTGGCTTCTACATTCCACAGTTTCTACAATGCAGATAAGGTTCTGGATGTTGAAGAGATGGAAAGAAGTAAGGCGCGTTTAGGACTGGTCAAATCCGTCCAAATTACTTTAAAGAATGCATTAGCCATCATCGGGGTTTCGGCACCGGAAAAAATGTAA
- a CDS encoding DUF1934 domain-containing protein produces the protein MTLHDIDKQAIKVTLQTKIKHGSETETYELVTFGTKMYKGADLYLQYKEENEAGQTQTTIKHKPDETILLRNGAIKMRQLFRLQEATNGHYESIYGRLGLRTTAKKIHHQWDEQTKQGKLVLKYTLHMQGSEPGQYEMTISYKEEV, from the coding sequence TTGACTCTTCATGATATAGATAAGCAAGCGATTAAAGTGACTTTACAGACAAAAATCAAGCACGGCTCAGAAACGGAAACGTATGAGCTGGTCACATTTGGTACAAAAATGTATAAAGGTGCAGATTTATATTTGCAATATAAAGAGGAAAATGAAGCCGGTCAAACGCAAACGACGATCAAGCACAAACCGGATGAAACGATCCTGCTTAGAAATGGTGCCATTAAAATGAGACAGCTTTTCCGCCTGCAGGAAGCGACAAATGGACATTACGAAAGTATATATGGCAGGTTAGGATTACGGACGACCGCGAAGAAGATACATCATCAATGGGATGAGCAGACCAAACAAGGGAAACTCGTCCTTAAATATACGTTACATATGCAGGGAAGCGAACCCGGTCAATATGAGATGACGATTTCCTACAAGGAGGAAGTATAG
- the speB gene encoding agmatinase: MKFDEAYSGNVFIKSHPVFEESEAVLYGMPMDWTVSFRPGSRFGPTRIREVSIGLEEYSPYLDRELEEVKFFDAGDIPLPFGNPQRSIDMIEKYVDSLLDAGKFPMGMGGEHLVTWPVIKVMFKKYPDMAIIHMDAHTDLREDYEGEPLSHASIIRKSAELIGPKNVYSFGIRSGLKEEFQWAKENGMHISKFEVLEPLKEVLPQLAGRPVYVTIDIDVLDPAHAPGTGTVDCGGITSKELLASIHEIARSEINVVGCDLVEVAPIYDPSEQTANTASKLIREMILGWVQKG, from the coding sequence ATGAAATTCGATGAAGCCTATTCAGGCAATGTATTCATTAAAAGCCACCCTGTTTTTGAGGAATCGGAAGCTGTGCTATACGGCATGCCGATGGACTGGACGGTAAGCTTCCGTCCGGGTTCCCGCTTCGGCCCTACCCGAATTCGTGAAGTTTCGATTGGTTTGGAAGAGTACAGCCCGTATTTAGATCGTGAATTAGAGGAAGTTAAATTCTTTGATGCCGGGGATATTCCATTACCATTCGGCAATCCGCAGCGCAGTATCGATATGATTGAAAAATATGTCGACAGCTTGTTGGATGCAGGTAAGTTCCCAATGGGTATGGGAGGGGAACATCTTGTAACATGGCCTGTCATCAAAGTCATGTTCAAAAAGTATCCCGATATGGCCATCATCCATATGGATGCCCATACAGATTTACGTGAGGATTATGAAGGAGAACCGCTTTCCCATGCGTCCATCATCCGTAAATCCGCAGAACTTATCGGCCCGAAAAATGTATACTCTTTCGGCATTCGTTCCGGTTTGAAGGAAGAATTCCAATGGGCAAAAGAAAATGGCATGCACATCTCTAAATTTGAAGTTCTTGAACCTCTGAAAGAAGTACTGCCGCAGTTAGCTGGCCGACCTGTATATGTGACGATCGACATCGATGTTCTTGATCCTGCGCACGCGCCGGGAACAGGCACCGTAGATTGTGGAGGCATCACCTCCAAAGAGCTTTTAGCTTCCATTCATGAGATAGCACGTTCTGAAATTAATGTAGTCGGCTGCGATTTGGTAGAAGTGGCACCGATTTATGATCCATCCGAGCAAACTGCGAACACTGCGAGCAAGCTGATTCGCGAAATGATTTTAGGTTGGGTTCAAAAAGGTTAA
- the speE gene encoding spermidine synthase translates to MSIWFTEKQTENFGITMKVNRTLHTEQTEFQKLDMIETEEWGNMLLLDDMVMTSQRDEFVYHEMVAHVPLFTHPNPENVLVVGGGDGGVIREILKHPSVKKATLVDIDGKVIEYSKKYLPEIAGMLEDPRVDVQVGDGFMHIAKSENEYDVIMVDSTEPVGPAVNLFTKGFYAGISKALKEDGIFVAQSDNPWFKADLIRDVQRDVKEIFPITSLYLANIPTYPSGLWAFTIGSKKYNPLEVTEDRFHELETKYYTKELHKAAFVLPKFVQDLVK, encoded by the coding sequence ATGAGCATTTGGTTTACTGAAAAACAAACAGAGAACTTTGGTATTACGATGAAAGTGAATCGTACTTTACATACGGAGCAAACTGAGTTTCAAAAGCTTGATATGATTGAAACGGAAGAGTGGGGCAATATGCTATTGCTGGATGACATGGTAATGACTTCACAGCGCGATGAATTCGTTTACCACGAAATGGTAGCCCATGTTCCTTTATTTACCCATCCTAATCCAGAAAACGTTTTGGTTGTAGGTGGAGGGGACGGAGGAGTTATCCGTGAAATCCTTAAACACCCAAGCGTAAAAAAAGCTACATTGGTGGATATCGATGGGAAAGTTATCGAATACTCAAAGAAATACTTGCCGGAAATTGCAGGCATGCTTGAAGATCCGCGTGTAGACGTACAAGTTGGGGATGGCTTCATGCACATCGCCAAAAGTGAAAATGAATATGACGTGATCATGGTTGACTCAACTGAACCTGTCGGACCTGCTGTCAATTTATTTACAAAAGGTTTTTATGCCGGGATTTCCAAAGCTTTGAAAGAAGACGGGATTTTTGTGGCACAATCCGACAACCCTTGGTTTAAAGCGGACTTAATTCGCGATGTACAACGTGATGTAAAAGAAATTTTTCCAATCACCAGCTTGTATTTAGCGAATATCCCGACATACCCAAGCGGCCTTTGGGCGTTCACGATCGGATCGAAAAAATATAATCCATTAGAAGTGACTGAAGATCGTTTCCATGAATTAGAAACGAAATATTATACAAAAGAACTTCATAAAGCAGCTTTCGTTCTGCCTAAATTCGTTCAAGATTTAGTGAAATAA
- a CDS encoding transglycosylase domain-containing protein, translated as MELIPSERFKRTTKYVRAFIILATIGLTILFVLLLSLLIYAKILGPPPLVVPQSTLYYSDNGNVIGETDNGQKRYWAGMESISPELIKATVAVEDRQFYTHNGFDIKRIGGAILADIKAMSKVQGASTITQQYARNLFLGHDKTWSRKFNEAFYTIRLEMNYSKKEILEGYLNTIYYGHGAYGAQAASQYYFGKDAKDLTLPEASMLAGIPKGPSNYSPLDNFEKAKSRQKVVLQAMKSKNYVSGKDIAEALRTSLTLKGEHGTVTKKTAPYFQDAVKQALKTQLHLDDRTIELGGLKVYTTLDETQQDAAEEVLSNTIPKSSGIQASIVAMDPDTGEVRALVGGKDYSESPFNRATQAVRQPGSTIKPLLYYSALENGFTPSTTLKSETTTFSFDDGHSSYTPHNYNHQYAEGEITMAQAIALSDNIFAVKTHLFLGEQALVDTAHRFGITAKMDAVPSLALGTSGVRAIEMVNAYSILANGGKKVEPVFIKKVENQKGEVIFDENEKPEQILDEDKAFVMTQMLTGVFDETLNGYTKVTGSTISSQLSRPYAGKSGSTPTDSWMIGYTPELVAGVWTGYDQGKKIEIPAEKGYAKKIWASYMEKGLQGKPAKSFKETENVIGVNVNPVSGKLATKDCPASRMTYYVKGTEPVEYCAEHFKGESPKHAPKEEEHKKAPWYKKVLKPWG; from the coding sequence ATGGAATTGATTCCAAGCGAACGATTTAAAAGGACAACTAAATATGTACGGGCCTTCATTATCCTTGCCACAATCGGGCTCACAATACTCTTTGTATTGCTTCTCTCTTTACTGATTTATGCAAAAATATTAGGTCCGCCTCCTTTGGTCGTGCCGCAGTCCACTCTCTATTATAGTGATAATGGAAATGTGATCGGTGAAACCGATAATGGCCAGAAACGTTATTGGGCCGGAATGGAGTCGATTTCACCAGAGCTCATCAAAGCGACTGTCGCCGTTGAGGACCGTCAATTTTACACTCATAATGGATTTGATATAAAGCGGATCGGCGGAGCCATCCTTGCTGATATTAAGGCAATGTCCAAAGTCCAGGGTGCAAGCACCATTACCCAGCAGTATGCCAGGAACCTGTTTCTTGGGCATGACAAAACGTGGTCGCGTAAATTTAATGAGGCCTTTTATACGATACGTTTAGAAATGAACTACTCCAAAAAGGAAATTCTAGAAGGCTATTTAAATACGATTTACTATGGCCATGGCGCCTATGGAGCCCAAGCTGCAAGTCAATATTACTTTGGCAAGGATGCCAAGGATTTGACCCTTCCTGAAGCGAGCATGCTGGCTGGAATACCAAAAGGGCCGTCAAACTATTCTCCATTGGATAACTTTGAAAAAGCGAAATCAAGGCAGAAAGTCGTCCTGCAAGCCATGAAAAGCAAAAACTACGTTTCAGGAAAGGATATCGCGGAAGCGCTGCGAACATCCCTTACATTAAAGGGAGAACACGGAACGGTCACAAAGAAGACCGCTCCCTATTTCCAGGATGCCGTCAAGCAGGCTTTAAAAACTCAGCTTCATTTAGATGACCGGACGATCGAGCTTGGCGGGCTTAAGGTCTATACCACACTGGACGAAACCCAGCAGGATGCTGCCGAAGAAGTTCTTTCCAATACCATACCCAAGTCTTCAGGCATTCAAGCCTCGATAGTGGCAATGGATCCGGATACCGGGGAGGTCCGTGCGCTGGTCGGAGGGAAAGATTACTCCGAGTCGCCATTCAATCGGGCCACACAGGCCGTTCGCCAGCCTGGTTCAACCATAAAGCCCTTGCTATACTATTCAGCATTAGAGAATGGTTTCACACCATCCACCACCTTAAAAAGCGAGACAACTACATTTTCTTTCGATGATGGTCACTCATCTTACACACCGCATAATTACAACCATCAATATGCGGAAGGCGAAATCACGATGGCCCAGGCCATTGCTCTTTCCGATAATATCTTCGCCGTAAAAACGCACTTGTTCCTTGGGGAACAGGCATTGGTCGATACGGCGCACCGTTTCGGCATCACGGCAAAGATGGATGCGGTTCCTTCCCTGGCACTCGGTACGTCAGGTGTAAGGGCGATTGAAATGGTGAACGCATACAGCATTCTGGCTAACGGCGGCAAGAAGGTTGAACCCGTGTTTATCAAAAAGGTTGAAAATCAAAAAGGTGAAGTGATTTTTGATGAAAATGAGAAACCTGAACAGATTTTGGATGAGGATAAGGCATTTGTCATGACCCAGATGCTTACAGGGGTTTTCGATGAAACCCTAAATGGCTATACGAAAGTGACCGGCAGCACCATCAGTTCCCAGCTGTCCCGCCCATATGCCGGCAAATCAGGCTCCACCCCGACTGATAGCTGGATGATCGGTTACACACCGGAGCTTGTAGCAGGAGTATGGACTGGATATGATCAAGGCAAAAAGATCGAGATCCCTGCTGAAAAAGGCTATGCAAAGAAAATCTGGGCTTCCTATATGGAAAAGGGCCTGCAAGGGAAACCGGCAAAATCGTTTAAGGAAACCGAAAACGTAATCGGGGTAAACGTGAACCCCGTTAGCGGAAAATTGGCCACAAAGGACTGTCCTGCCTCAAGAATGACTTATTATGTTAAAGGGACCGAACCTGTCGAATACTGTGCCGAGCACTTTAAGGGTGAGAGTCCGAAACATGCCCCAAAAGAAGAAGAACATAAAAAGGCCCCATGGTACAAAAAAGTCTTAAAACCTTGGGGATAA
- a CDS encoding YwhD family protein, with product MEEQPKKKVGFNIIKNDPTEGHGGYGAGVLTLDNISPVIIDVDAGEAEVDIGAMHARSAVEKGIKFLKTKEEVPNAKPYWLVWVTIEATQNGPHYAGVTACEMMVDRSIRRGYKSLPEHVNRMDKSLKRKIIVEDMDDKSKRVLADFLRNHDAGMWERSSDLLKESLTV from the coding sequence ATGGAAGAACAACCAAAGAAAAAGGTAGGCTTCAATATTATAAAAAACGACCCTACAGAAGGTCATGGCGGATATGGAGCAGGGGTTTTGACGCTCGATAATATTTCTCCGGTCATCATCGATGTTGATGCAGGTGAAGCAGAGGTCGATATCGGCGCGATGCATGCAAGAAGTGCAGTGGAAAAAGGGATCAAGTTTTTAAAGACAAAAGAGGAGGTCCCGAATGCCAAACCTTACTGGCTTGTTTGGGTGACCATTGAAGCCACTCAAAATGGCCCGCACTATGCAGGTGTGACAGCATGTGAAATGATGGTCGACAGGTCAATTAGACGCGGTTACAAATCGCTCCCGGAGCATGTTAACCGGATGGATAAATCGCTAAAACGAAAAATCATCGTCGAGGACATGGACGATAAATCAAAACGTGTGCTTGCAGACTTCCTGAGAAATCATGATGCAGGAATGTGGGAGCGTTCTTCAGATCTGCTGAAGGAGTCATTGACGGTTTGA
- a CDS encoding site-2 protease family protein, with product MQFLEQIERFLVYPLEKLPYVIVSLLIAFTVHEFSHAYVAYKFGDPTAKNEGRVTLNPISHLDPIGTLLILIAGFGWARPVPVNRFHFKNPKLAGVLVSFAGPFSNLIVAILGYLIFYGLLAAGVGPDLPFFVEPFLSILINLNVLLFVFNLLPLPPLDGYRIIQDLVSADLRAKMTQYEQYGSLIFLILIITPLSKYTIGPILETGRDFVGGILSQFFSLLFF from the coding sequence ATGCAATTCTTGGAGCAAATAGAACGGTTTTTGGTTTATCCTTTGGAAAAGCTTCCATATGTCATTGTGTCACTGTTGATCGCATTTACGGTTCATGAATTTTCCCATGCTTATGTGGCCTATAAGTTCGGTGACCCGACTGCTAAGAATGAAGGAAGAGTCACATTGAATCCGATTTCGCATTTGGATCCGATCGGAACATTGTTGATATTAATAGCTGGATTTGGTTGGGCGAGACCTGTACCGGTCAATCGTTTTCATTTCAAGAATCCAAAATTGGCAGGAGTGCTCGTCTCTTTTGCCGGTCCGTTCAGCAATTTGATTGTTGCAATTTTGGGGTATTTGATTTTTTACGGATTGCTTGCCGCAGGCGTTGGACCTGATTTACCGTTTTTCGTCGAGCCTTTCTTAAGTATACTCATAAATTTAAATGTCCTTTTATTTGTATTTAATCTGTTACCGCTGCCGCCGCTCGATGGCTATAGAATCATTCAGGATCTTGTTTCAGCAGACTTGCGGGCAAAAATGACCCAGTATGAACAATACGGCTCGCTTATTTTTTTGATCCTGATCATCACACCGCTGAGCAAGTATACAATTGGCCCGATTTTGGAAACTGGTAGAGACTTTGTTGGAGGCATCTTAAGTCAATTTTTTTCACTTTTGTTTTTTTAA
- a CDS encoding 2-hydroxymuconate tautomerase, with protein sequence MPYVTVKMLEGRTDEQKKALVEKVTAAVTETTGAPAEAVTIFIEEMSKNHLAVAGIRKSDL encoded by the coding sequence ATGCCATATGTAACAGTCAAAATGCTGGAAGGCCGTACAGACGAACAAAAAAAGGCTTTAGTCGAAAAGGTGACTGCAGCAGTTACGGAAACAACTGGAGCACCAGCTGAAGCCGTGACGATTTTCATTGAAGAAATGTCAAAAAATCATTTAGCAGTAGCCGGTATCCGTAAAAGCGATTTATAA
- a CDS encoding YwgA family protein, with the protein MFKDHANIINAISTAGEISGRKKLQKIVYIAKKLSFPFHEKFQFHFYGPYSEELTLRIEELCEMGYLNEVREKKAGYYQYCYSITDAGRDFLSIQEVEMPALEACLQDMNEQNARFLELVSTVLYFDTLEKEEVTEKIFTLKSKQKYTLEEIDEAYEYIEQLKTKAKPN; encoded by the coding sequence TTGTTTAAGGATCATGCAAACATTATCAATGCAATTTCTACTGCCGGTGAAATCTCGGGTCGGAAAAAATTACAGAAGATCGTTTATATCGCGAAGAAGCTGTCCTTCCCATTTCATGAAAAGTTTCAGTTTCACTTTTATGGACCGTATTCGGAGGAGTTGACCTTACGTATTGAAGAGCTCTGCGAAATGGGCTACTTGAATGAAGTAAGGGAAAAAAAAGCAGGCTATTATCAATATTGTTATTCGATAACGGATGCAGGCCGGGATTTCCTATCCATACAGGAAGTGGAGATGCCGGCACTTGAGGCATGCTTACAGGATATGAACGAACAGAATGCCAGGTTTTTGGAGCTGGTTTCAACGGTATTATACTTCGACACGCTTGAAAAAGAGGAAGTCACCGAGAAAATTTTCACGCTGAAAAGCAAACAAAAATATACGCTTGAAGAAATTGATGAGGCATATGAATATATTGAGCAGCTAAAAACAAAAGCTAAGCCGAATTGA